The following proteins come from a genomic window of Alosa sapidissima isolate fAloSap1 chromosome 20, fAloSap1.pri, whole genome shotgun sequence:
- the pcdh2g28 gene encoding protocadherin 2 gamma 28 isoform X41: MGRLCCFKAAVKVWKWQTHLLVLVLCVAEMVHGQVRYSIPEEMVKGSLVGNIAQDLGLDIKRLKSGRARIFSEDSREYIGLNADKGTLVVKERIDREELCAEVSPCSLHFQIILDNPMELHRVDVEILDINDNAPSFPRKEIDFQITEFAVTGAKYSLDSAHDPDVGLNTFQTYTLHPSDHFALKTISRHDGTKYVEMVLKTPLDREKQEEHKLVLTAFDGGSPQKSGTVRISVVVLDANDNAPIFSESVYRVSLSEEAEQGTVVIRVSATDMDQGINGEITYSFSKNTGKASSLFNIDSNTGDITVNGVLDFEKFKQYELYIEATDTGGLADTSKVLIEMIDVNDNAPVISVMSFSTPISEDSAPGTVIAMFNVKDMDSGKNGQVKCTIDRNSPFRIQSPSTNFYNLVTDGVLDREKVSEYNITITATDEGSPSFSTNKTVTVKISDVNDNAPYFHQQSYVAYIMENNSPGLSIFAITASDKDSGNNARISYFLDSASFSGVSSSEYVSVNAESGAIIALRSFDYEQIKEFHICVRAQDGGSPPLSSNVTVRIVIQDQNDNAPQVLYPVQSSGSLVAEMVPRSADVGYLVTKVVAVDVDSGQNAWLTYKLQKTIDRALFDVGAQNGEIRTVRQVTDKDAVRQKLTVIVEDNGQPPRSATVNVNVAVADNFPEVLSEFADISHDKEYNDNLTFYLVLALAVVSFLFIVSIIAILSVKCYRWRRERMFYKSNGNLPVIPYYPPLYADVGGTGTLKQIYNYEMCGTTDSRKSDMKYIRPCSQSILSLDTSGTQTLSRMPENMRTGGDADIQQKPPNQDWRFNQNQRPGPSGGE; the protein is encoded by the coding sequence ATGGGAAGACTTTGTTGCTTCAAAGCCGCCGTTAAGGTTTGGAAATGGCAGACGCACCTTCTAGTCCTCGTTCTTTGTGTCGCAGAGATGGTGCATGGCCAAGTCCGCTATTCTATTCCCGAGGAAATGGTGAAAGGCTCGCTGGTGGGAAATATTGCGCAGGACCTTGGCTTGGATATTAAGAGACTGAAATCTGGCAGAGCTCGCATCTTTTCTGAGGACAGTCGTGAGTATATCGGTCTGAATGCTGATAAAGGGACGCTGGttgtgaaagagagaatagaCAGAGAGGAGCTGTGCGCTGAGGTGTCCCCCTGCTCCTTACACTTTCAGATTATTTTGGATAATCCTATGGAGTTGCATCGCGTAGATGTAGAAATATTAGACATTAATGACAACGCTCCCAGTTTTCCTCGGAAAGAAATAGATTTTCAAATAACTGAATTCGCTGTCACTGGTGCTAAATATTCTCTAGATAGCGCGCATGATCCAGATGTAGGCTTAAACACGTTTCAGACATACACGCTTCATCCCTCTGATCATTTTGCTTTGAAAACAATATCTCGTCATGATGGCACTAAATATGTGGAGATGGTCTTAAAAACGCCACTCGACAGAGAAAAACAGGAGGAACACAAACTGGTTTTAACTGCATTTGATGGCGGTAGCCCACAGAAATCAGGCACCGTCAGGATCAGTGTGGTCGTTTTGGATGCTAATGACAACGCTCCCATATTTAGTGAATCAGTTTATAGAGTATCCTTGTCGGAAGAGGCAGAGCAGGGCACGGTAGTGATTAGAGTCAGTGCGACTGACATGGACCAGGGTATAAATGGAGAGATCACATATTCTTTTTCTAAAAATACTGGCAAAGCCTCGAGTCTCTTTAATATTGACTCAAATACCGGTGACATTACTGTCAACGGTGTTTTGGATTTCGAAAAATTTAAACAATATGAACTTTACATTGAAGCTACAGATACAGGGGGATTAGCAGACACCAGTAAAGTTCTAATAGAAATGattgatgttaatgataatGCCCCCGTAATAAGTGTTATGTCCTTCTCCACTCCTATTTCCGAAGACTCCGCTCCAGGGACTGTCATTgcaatgtttaatgtgaaagaTATGGATTCAGGTAAGAACGGACAGGTAAAATGCACCATTGATCGAAATTCACCATTTCGCATTCAATCGCCTTCAACAAATTTTTATAACTTGGTTACTGATGGCGTTTTAGACCGGGAAAAGGTATCCGAATACAACATAACCATCACAGCTACAGATGAAGGTTCACCGTCATTTTCGACCAACAAAACAGTGACAGTGAAAATATCAGATGTCAATGACAACGCCCCTTATTTTCACCAACAGTCATATGTAGCATATATTATGGAAAATAACTCACCAGGGCTGTCTATATTTGCTATTACTGCCAGTGATAAAGACTCTGGCAACAACGCACGGATATCCTACTTTCTTGATAGCGCGTCCTTCAGTGGAGTATCCTCCTCTGAGTATGTTTCTGTAAATGCAGAGAGTGGAGCTATTATAGCACTTCGTTCTTTTGATTATGAGCAAATAAAGGAATTCCACATATGCGTCAGAGCGCAGGATGGAGGCTCTCCTCCCCTGAGTAGCAATGTGACCGTGAGAATAGTTATCCAGGATCAGAATGACAACGCACCTCAGGTTTTGTATCCAGTCCAGAGTAGTGGGTCTCTGGTGGCCGAAATGGTTCCCCGTTCAGCAGATGTGGGCTATCTTGTCACTAAAGTAGTGGCTGTTGATGTGGACTCGGGGCAGAATGCCTGGCTGACATACAAACTGCAAAAGACAATAGACAGAGCTTTGTTCGATGTCGGTGCGCAAAATGGAGAAATACGGACAGTGCGTCAAGTCACTGACAAAGATGCTGTAAGGCAAAAGCTCACTGTCATTGTGGAGGACAACGGACAACCACCTCGCTCAGCTACAGTCAATGTTAACGTGGCGGTGGCTGACAACTTCCCTGAAGTGCTGTCTGAATTTGCTGACATTTCTCATGATAAGGAGTACAACGATAACCTGACATTTTACTTAGTCTTGGCATTGGCTGTCGTCTCATTTCTGTTCATTGTGTCCATCATAGCCATACTGTCTGTGAAGTGCTACCGATGGAGACGTGAGCGGATGTTTTATAAGTCCAACGGCAATCTCCCTGTTATTCCATACTACCCACCTCTTTACGCAGATGTAGGGGGCACAGGGACTTTAAAGCAAATCTACAATTACGAGATGTGCGGAACGACTGACTCCCGGAAGAGTGATATGAAATACATCAGACCCTGTAGTCAGAGCATTCTCAGTCTGGACACTAGTGGCACACAGACCCTCTCCCGCATGCCTGAAAACATGCGCACAGGTGGAGATGCAGACATACAG
- the pcdh2g28 gene encoding protocadherin 2 gamma 28 isoform X39, whose translation MDVGCTTKHLEWSAHWFLLFSLLWNVADAQTRYSVPEESKKGSVVGNLAKDLSISFSEISSSKLSIASENGKQYFSVDFKKGDLIVNERIDRESLCGQSSSCVLPVQVVIEEPLQLYRVEVDIQDINDNSPEFHSNEHTLNVAENTLPGSKFPLEVARDADVGTNALKTYVLSKNEYFSLNIITKKDGSKIPELVLDKTADREKEHMHSLILKAVDGGSPPRSGTTHITIKVLDVNDNAPVFEKSDYEIRVSENAPNGTKVLTVRAVDLDEGINGEVIYSFGSHTQGEVQNKLIIDPQTGDILLNAPLDYEDASSYQFDVRATDKGVPVMEGHSRVRIDIVDVNDNAPEVVFTSPPKPVREDAAIGTVIALISTKDADAGDNGKVTVKMSSDYPFKLKPSFSDHYALVTDAKLDREEMQEYSIELIAVDSGSPPLSSNAKVRVSILDVNDNPPSFTQPSYTVYVKENSEPGKIIAGVSAVDPDTGENAMVSYSILDSKVQDVTASSHVYINSDNGSIFSLHSFDYERLSVFQIRVQASDQGSPSLSSNVTVHVFILDENDNAPAIIYPSTAMGSLTHQKIPRSAKAGHLVTKVTAVDADSGHNAWMSYKLAEATDESLFSVNVYTGEVRTRRAVSEEDDSAQTLLVEIRDNGVPAQSATATVSILLEDGTHEPVLDLRQKDPEPIKKTGRITFYLIVSLAAVSVLSLVTFFILLVRCARHSTTRSTCCMRRMDSDDFRARNLQLQLNTDGPIKYVEVLGGDMLSHSQSFRSCLSPLSEFSDFTFVKPSSTLDFKDMISVLDASLPDNAWTFESQQQKPPNQDWRFNQNQRPGPSGGE comes from the coding sequence ATGGATGTCGGATGTACAACAAAGCATTTGGAATGGAGCGCACATTGGTTTCTCTTGTTTTCGTTGTTGTGGAATGTAGCAGATGCGCAGACACGTTACTCTGTTCCAGAGGAGTCCAAGAAAGGCTCTGTTGTTGGGAATTTAGCGAAGGACCTGAGCATAAGCTTTTCGGAAATATCGAGTAGTAAACTAAGTATCGCCTCGGAGAATGGTAAGCAGTATTTCAGTGTGGACTTCAAGAAGGGCGATCTGATCGTGAATGAAAGAATAGACAGAGAATCGCTGTGTGGACAAAGCTCGAGTTGTGTTTTGCCAGTGCAAGTGGTGATAGAAGAGCCACTCCAGCTTTACAGGGTGGAGGTGGACATTCAGGACATTAATGATAACTCACCAGAATTTCATTCTAACGAGCACACGCTAAACGTGGCTGAAAACACATTACCAGGATCTAAATTTCCTCTGGAAGTAGCACGCGATGCGGATGTCGGTACAAATGCATTGAAAACATACGTTTTGAGTAAAAATGAATATTTTTCTTTGAATATCATCACGAAAAAAGATGGATCTAAAATTCCCGAATTAGTTCTAGACAAAACAgccgacagagagaaagagcatatGCATAGCCTTATTCTAAAAGCTGTTGATGGAGGTAGCCCTCCCAGATCTGGCACAACTCACATTACCATTAAGGTGCTCGATGTAAACGACAACGCGCCAGTTTTTGAAAAATCGGACTATGAGATCAGGGTCAGTGAAAACGCACCGAATGGAACAAAAGTGTTAACAGTCAGAGCTGTGGATTTAGATGAAGGTATAAACGGTGAGGTGATATATTCGTTTGGCTCGCACACACAAGGAGAGGTTCAGAACAAACTTATCATAGATCCTCAAACGGGAGATATTTTACTGAACGCGCCCTTAGACTATGAGGATGCCAGTTCTTATCAATTTGATGTCAGAGCAACTGATAAGGGAGTGCCGGTTATGGAGGGACACAGTCGAGTGCGTATTGACATTGTTGATGTTAACGACAACGCACCTGAGGTAGTTTTCACCTCCCCTCCTAAACCTGTCAGAGAAGACGCAGCTATAGGAACTGTAATTGCACTGATAAGCACAAAAGACGCAGATGCAGGCGATAATGGAAAAGTCACGGTAAAGATGAGCTCTGACTATCCATTTAAACTGAAGCCTTCATTTTCAGACCATTACGCTTTGGTTACGGATGCTAAATTAGACCGGGAAGAAATGCAGGAATATAGTATAGAACTTATTGCCGTTGACTCGGGttcccctcctctttcctcaAACGCAAAAGTGAGAGTTAGTATTTTAGACGTTAATGACAATCCACCGTCCTTTACTCAGCCTTCCTATACAGTCTATGTCAAAGAAAACAGTGAACCTGGGAAAATTATAGCTGGTGTTTCCGCAGTTGACCCAGACACGGGAGAGAATGCTATGGTGTCCTACTCAATATTGGACTCAAAAGTGCAAGACGTGACGGCCTCTTCGCATGTTTACATTAACTCGGATAACGGCAGCATTTTCAGCCTGCATTCCTTTGATTATGAGAGGCTGAGCGTGTTTCAGATTCGGGTGCAGGCGTCAGACCAAGGCTCTCCCTCGCTGAGCAGCAATGTTACAGTTCACGTCTTTATTCTTGATGAGAATGACAATGCACCTGCTATCATATACCCGTCTACGGCAATGGGCTCGCTCACTCACCAGAAGATACCCCGCTCAGCTAAAGCAGGTCACCTTGTTACTAAAGTGACAGCTGTGGATGCTGACTCGGGTCACAACGCGTGGATGTCTTACAAGTTGGCAGAGGCTACAGATGAGTCTCTCTTTAGTGTGAATGTTTACACAGGAGAGGTGAGGACTAGACGCGCTGTTTCAGAGGAGGACGACTCCGCTCAGACACTGCTGGTAGAGATTAGAGACAACGGGGTTCCGGCCCAGTCAGCTACTGCTACCGTGTCCATACTGTTAGAGGACGGGACCCACGAGCCCGTGTTAGATCTCCGGCAAAAAGATCCAGAGCCAATCAAGAAAACTGGTagaattactttttatttaattGTCTCTCTGGCCGCAGTGTCCGTCTTGTCTTTGGTTACATTTTTTATCTTGCTAGTAAGATGTGCGCGGCACAGCACGACTCGTTCCACCTGCTGCATGAGACGCATGGACTCCGATGACTTCCGAGCCAGGAACCTCCAGCTGCAGCTGAACACAGACGGGCCTATTAAATATGTGGAGGTGCTGGGAGGGGACATGTTATCTCATAGCCAGTCCTTCaggtcctgtctctctcccctgtcGGAGTTCAGTGATTTCACCTTCGTTAAacccagcagcactcttgactTTAAGGACATGATCAGCGTGTTAGATGCGTCTTTGCCTGACAACGCTTGGACTTTTGAGAGTCAACAG
- the pcdh2g28 gene encoding protocadherin 2 gamma 28 isoform X37, with product MERKWRRSSEWPVLWLSFSLACLSQAVAELNYSVAEEVPQGSVVGNIAKDLGLNTQRISERNLRIISDSSAQYFEINSVSGALVIKEIIDREVMCELSSTCSLHLQVILQNPLEMHRVVVEILDVNDNAPQFPARNTTLDISEAAGPGTRFRLESAHDPDVGINSLRTYQLASNDFFALTVETKSDGSKFPELVLEKALDRETQEGFRLLLTAVDGGQPEKSGTTLVHINILDVNDNAPVFDQPVIKVSLLENSPPGTLVTQLNATDIDSGLNGQITYHFSKYTSDKILKLFSVDSKTGEILVTGDIDYEMADMYDVTLQARDSGNPAMEGSCNVKIEVVDVNDNTPEVTLTSLTSSIREDAEPGTVIALISAKDLDSGKNGKMTLKVASGLPFKLMSVFGEHYKLVTDGRLDRETVAEYKVVVTATDAGTPPLSSHNAFVVALSDVNDNAPTFSQSSYSVDITENNAPGTLIVTVSAFDPDFGENARLLYSILESPVQGTSVASYVYINQDNGNIVTMRSLDYEQMNAFQIHVQVRDSGSPPRTSNVTVHVFVVDQNDNPPVILYPAHNAEEGVQLTIPSSAPVGHVVGKIVAVDPDSGYNAWLSYSIPPGQDAALFSINPHSGQLCTTRKLAEDDKDVIGTTYSFSVVVKDNGELAQLSSSVSVTVTVEEEGADTTSDSHMISRRGPDWMTNSTLYLIAALAAVTGVFLITMVVLLVRCLQHRTDSDCCYPRKGLRTRPSYHQRNNKDLHLQLNTDGPIRYMEVVGGTQEPYTRTYRPCYSTLSSRSDFVFVKTPMLSHNNTLNMTLTRKHLTNSVNEQKPPNQDWRFNQNQRPGPSGGE from the coding sequence ATGGAGAGAAAGTGGAGACGGTCGTCGGAATGGCCGGTCCTCTGGCTCTCCTTTTCGCTGGCGTGCCTCTCTCAGGCTGTCGCGGAGCTGAACTACTCTGTTGCTGAGGAGGTACCACAGGGATCCGTGGTCGGGAACATCGCAAAAGATTTGGGACTGAACACCCAAAGGATTAGTGAGCGAAATCTACGCATCATTTCGGACTCATCGGCTCAATACTTCGAGATAAACTCTGTCAGCGGAGCCTTGGTAATTAAAGAGATAATTGATAGGGAAGTAATGTGTGAATTAAGTTCAACATGTTCTTTACACCTTCAAGTAATTCTCCAGAACCCGTTAGAAATGCACCGCGTTGTAGTGGAAATTCTAGATGTGAATGACAATGCTCCCCAGTTCCCCGCAAGGAATACAACGCTGGACATTTCCGAGGCGGCCGGGCCGGGCACCCGGTTTAGACTTGAGAGTGCGCATGATCCCGATGTGGGCATCAACTCGCTACGGACATATCAACTCGCTTCCAATGACTTTTTCGCGCTGACTGTCGAAACGAAAAGTGACGGGAGTAAATTCCCCGAGCTGGTGTTGGAGAAAGCGCTCGATCGGGAAACGCAAGAAGGGTTCCGCCTCTTGCTCACGGCGGTGGACGGGGGACAACCGGAGAAATCTGGGACCACACTCGTGCACATTAATATTCTGGACGTGAATGACAACGCTCCGGTATTTGACCAGCCAGTCATTAAAGTTAGTTTATTAGAAAACTCTCCTCCAGGGACTTTAGTAACGCAATTAAATGCGACTGACATTGACAGCGGCTTGAACGGTCAGATAACATATCATTTCAGTAAATACACTTCCGATAAGATCCTAAAACTTTTCAGTGTGGATTCTAAAACAGGAGAAATTCTTGTCACCGGGGATATTGACTATGAAATGGCGGATATGTATGACGTCACCCTTCAGGCCAGAGATAGTGGCAACCCTGCCATGGAGGGTTCATGTAATGTCAAAATTGAGGTAGTTGACGTAAATGACAACACCCCGGAGGTGACATTGACCTCTCTAACCAGTTCAATCAGAGAGGATGCTGAGCCAGGCACAGTTATTGCACTAATTAGCGCTAAAGATTTAGACTCTGGTAAAAATGGCAAGATGACACTGAAGGTGGCATCAGGGCTGCCATTCAAACTCATGTCTGTTTTCGGTGAGCATTACAAGCTCGTCACAGACGGTCGCCTGGACAGAGAGACCGTGGCGGAGTACAAGGTGGTTGTCACGGCGACAGACGCGGGTACCCCACCGCTGTCTTCCCACAATGCCTTTGTGGTAGCTTTGTCTGACGTCAACGACAATGCACCAACCTTCTCACAGTCCTCCTACTCAGTGGACATCACTGAGAACAACGCCCCGGGAACGCTCATTGTCACCGTCTCTGCGTTTGACCCAGACTTTGGGGAGAACGCCCGTTTGTTGTACTCCATCCTCGAGTCGCCCGTCCAGGGCACGTCGGTTGCCTCGTACGTCTACATTAACCAGGACAACGGGAATATCGTCACCATGCGATCGCTGGACTATGAGCAGATGAACGCCTTCCAGATCCACGTGCAGGTGCGCGACTCCGGCTCACCACCACGCACCTCCAACGTCACCGTCCATGTCTTCGTCGTCGACCAGAACGACAACCCGCCTGTCATCCTCTACCCCGCCCACAACGCCGAAGAGGGCGTCCAGCTGACTATCCCCAGCTCTGCTCCCGTGGGCCACGTCGTCGGCAAGATCGTGGCCGTGGACCCGGACAGTGGCTATAACGCCTGGCTGTCCTACAGCATCCCGCCCGGGCAGGACGCGGCGCTTTTCAGCATCAACCCGCACTCGGGCCAGCTCTGCACCACGCGCAAACTCGCCGAGGACGACAAGGACGTCATCGGGACCACGTACAGCTTCTCCGTGGTCGTCAAGGACAACGGCGAGTTGGCGCAGCTCTCATCGAGCGTCTCCGTGACGGTCACGGTCGAGGAGGAGGGAGCCGACACAACCTCGGACTCGCACATGATCTCCCGTCGGGGCCCCGACTGGATGACCAACTCCACCCTCTATCTCATCGCAGCTCTGGCTGCGGTCACTGGCGTCTTCCTCATCACCATGGTGGTACTCCTGGTGAGGTGCCTGCAGCACCGGACCGACTCGGACTGCTGCTACCCACGCAAGGGGCTCCGGACCAGGCCCTCCTACCACCAGCGCAACAACAAGGAcctccacctccagctgaacacCGACGGGCCCATCAGGTacatggaggtggtgggggggacCCAGGAGCCCTACACGCGCACCTACAGGCCTTGCTACTCCACGCTGTCCAGCCGCAGTGACTTTGTCTTTGTCAAGACGCCCATGCTGAGCCACAATAACACGCTCAACATGACCCTTACGCGGAAACACTTAACAAACTCAGTCAATGAG